In one Dermatophilaceae bacterium Sec6.4 genomic region, the following are encoded:
- a CDS encoding FAD-binding oxidoreductase, with protein sequence MSDTAQTEQIAPHDLDDASRALGEGQATGRTVLFSGADTKSQWGGVVDPTDLRISTDGLNDLISHQPGDMTAVVGAGMPLRTLQTSLAEQGQWLALDPATEQAGATIGGLLATGDAGPRRLRYGTMRDLAIGATIVLADGTIVHSGSHVIKNVAGYDLTKLFHGSLGSLGLIAEVILRLHPLPATSSTLRATATVSEATIAASALSRSGVEPTAIEWSQPGTGDGSGTLLVRIDGSASGTSAGSSRLAKVLSDQGLSAHLLDPDVADRHWATFAEATRGSTEETVVRAGALPDRSPQAIQALRTLADEHGVQAAVASSIALGLHTAVLSGSADAQMEVADQWRRRVETLGGSCSLRNRPAVVADQLSAFGTPPSSAPLLRAVKHKLDPYERCAPGRFRGWY encoded by the coding sequence GTGAGTGATACAGCGCAGACCGAGCAGATCGCACCCCACGATCTGGACGACGCAAGCAGGGCTCTGGGCGAAGGCCAAGCAACCGGCCGCACGGTTCTCTTCAGCGGGGCCGACACCAAGTCCCAGTGGGGCGGGGTGGTCGATCCGACCGACCTGCGGATCAGCACGGATGGCCTGAACGACCTCATCAGTCACCAGCCCGGTGACATGACTGCGGTCGTCGGCGCTGGAATGCCGCTGCGTACGTTGCAGACCTCGCTGGCCGAGCAGGGCCAGTGGCTGGCCCTGGACCCCGCTACCGAGCAAGCCGGCGCAACCATCGGCGGGCTGCTCGCCACCGGCGACGCCGGTCCGCGGCGGCTGCGCTACGGCACGATGCGCGACCTCGCCATTGGGGCCACCATCGTGCTCGCGGACGGCACGATCGTGCACAGCGGCAGCCATGTCATCAAGAACGTCGCTGGTTACGACCTGACCAAACTGTTCCACGGCTCCCTCGGCAGCCTCGGACTGATCGCCGAGGTCATCCTTCGGCTGCACCCGCTGCCCGCCACCAGCTCAACACTTCGCGCGACCGCAACCGTCAGCGAGGCCACCATCGCCGCGTCAGCGCTGAGTCGCAGCGGAGTGGAGCCGACCGCTATCGAGTGGAGTCAGCCAGGCACCGGCGACGGATCAGGAACGCTGCTGGTCCGGATCGACGGGAGTGCCAGTGGGACCTCAGCGGGGTCGAGTCGCCTCGCGAAGGTCCTGTCCGACCAGGGACTGTCTGCGCATCTGTTGGACCCAGACGTCGCTGACCGACACTGGGCCACGTTCGCGGAAGCCACCCGCGGCTCGACCGAGGAGACCGTCGTACGGGCAGGCGCACTGCCCGATCGGTCACCCCAGGCCATCCAGGCACTACGCACACTTGCTGATGAGCACGGCGTGCAGGCAGCGGTCGCCAGCAGCATCGCACTCGGCCTGCATACCGCCGTCCTCAGCGGCTCGGCCGACGCCCAGATGGAGGTCGCAGATCAGTGGCGGCGCAGGGTCGAGACCCTCGGCGGCAGCTGCTCACTACGCAACCGACCGGCAGTGGTCGCCGACCAGCTGTCTGCCTTCGGTACCCCGCCGTCAAGCGCGCCGCTGCTGAGAGCTGTGAAGCACAAACTCGATCCGTACGAGCGTTGTGCACCCGGTCGTTTCCGGGGTTGGTACTGA
- a CDS encoding FAD-linked oxidase C-terminal domain-containing protein encodes MSVDTPVARPKTITTQLRRQFVAAVGESGVISEPAQLRTYECDGLTGYRMTPALVVLPQSTEEVSAAVRLCAAHGVPFVARGAGTGLSGGALPVADGIVIGLSRMRDVIGIDPDNERMTVQPGVTNSGISVLASPYGLYFAPDPSSQIVCTVGGNVAENSGGAHCLKYGFTSNHVLGVTLVTPDGSIMHLGGDTTDSIGPDLLGVVVGSEGTLGIVTEVTVRLLRRPESVRTLVADFDSVEDAGQAVSGLVAAGVIPAAVEMLDKLAIEACEQATGAGFSRDAAAALIVELDGFDTECEADFDTARRLCESNAATGIRIPTSTAERALIWQGRKSAFAAMGRISPDYFVQDGVIPRSKLGPVLTQIAQMADDAGLRVANVFHAGDGNLHPLVLYDARHVGEAEHAEELATAIVELCVSSGGSISGEHGVGADKACSMMKMFTPDDLAVMKRVRDAFDPDGICNPGKLFPTPRLCGELPGPYRPHPLETAGVIGRG; translated from the coding sequence ATGAGCGTCGATACTCCGGTCGCGCGACCAAAGACCATCACCACCCAGCTTCGTCGCCAGTTCGTCGCTGCGGTCGGGGAATCTGGTGTCATCAGCGAGCCTGCTCAGCTGCGTACCTATGAATGCGACGGCCTGACCGGTTACCGCATGACCCCTGCGCTGGTCGTCCTGCCTCAGTCCACCGAAGAGGTCTCTGCGGCCGTGCGGTTGTGCGCCGCGCACGGTGTGCCGTTCGTGGCGCGGGGTGCCGGAACGGGCCTGTCCGGTGGGGCTCTGCCGGTGGCCGACGGCATCGTGATTGGGCTGTCACGGATGCGTGATGTCATCGGTATCGACCCGGACAACGAGCGGATGACCGTCCAGCCGGGTGTCACCAACTCCGGTATCTCAGTGCTCGCCTCTCCCTACGGTCTCTACTTCGCGCCGGACCCCTCCAGCCAGATCGTCTGCACGGTGGGCGGGAACGTCGCCGAGAACAGTGGTGGCGCGCATTGCCTGAAGTACGGATTCACCTCCAACCACGTCCTGGGGGTCACCCTGGTCACCCCCGACGGCAGCATCATGCACCTCGGCGGCGACACCACCGACTCGATCGGCCCGGACCTACTCGGAGTCGTCGTTGGTTCCGAGGGAACCCTCGGCATCGTCACCGAAGTCACCGTCCGGTTGCTGCGACGACCGGAGTCCGTGCGCACCCTCGTTGCTGATTTTGATTCGGTCGAGGACGCCGGCCAGGCCGTGAGCGGACTCGTCGCTGCCGGGGTCATCCCTGCGGCGGTGGAGATGTTGGACAAGCTGGCCATCGAAGCCTGCGAGCAGGCCACCGGTGCCGGATTCTCCCGCGACGCCGCCGCCGCGCTGATCGTCGAACTGGACGGTTTCGACACCGAGTGCGAAGCCGACTTCGACACGGCACGGAGGCTGTGCGAATCCAACGCAGCCACCGGCATCCGGATACCCACGAGCACAGCCGAGCGTGCCCTGATCTGGCAGGGCCGTAAGTCGGCCTTCGCAGCAATGGGCCGCATCAGCCCGGACTACTTCGTCCAGGATGGCGTCATCCCGCGCAGCAAACTCGGCCCGGTACTGACCCAGATCGCCCAGATGGCCGACGACGCCGGGCTACGGGTGGCCAACGTCTTCCACGCCGGGGACGGCAACCTGCACCCGTTGGTGCTGTACGACGCACGACACGTTGGTGAGGCGGAGCACGCTGAAGAACTGGCGACCGCGATCGTCGAACTCTGCGTCAGCAGCGGTGGGTCGATCAGTGGTGAACATGGCGTCGGAGCGGATAAGGCCTGCTCGATGATGAAGATGTTCACCCCCGATGACCTGGCCGTGATGAAGCGGGTGCGTGATGCGTTCGACCCGGACGGCATCTGCAATCCGGGCAAGCTCTTCCCCACGCCGCGGTTGTGCGGTGAGCTGCCCGGCCCCTACCGGCCGCATCCGCTGGAAACAGCAGGCGTCATAGGGAGAGGGTGA
- a CDS encoding heterodisulfide reductase-related iron-sulfur binding cluster, producing MTEQTTSSNPIDMARAGQTPDTVLQVDDHGGTGVFDAFHPPADELISDCVHCGFCLPACPTYSLWGEEMDSPRGRIYLMKAGREGTVEMDETFAGHFDACLGCMACVTACPSGVKYDQLLEAVRPQIERNYSRSRSDRWFREAIFALFPFPNRLRAAAVFGTLYQRSLRKPLQKSGLLQKLPARLQAMEALLPPMALRDIRVRLPEYTPAIGPVRHRVAMLTGCAQQVFFSDVNAATARVLAAEGCDVLAPADQKCCGALSVHAGREPEALDRARALIDRFLALDVDSIVVNVAGCGSTMKDYGLLLRDDKEYADKAVQFSAKVRDINELLYDLGPVAPRHPIPGRVAYHDACHLSHAQKIRSQPRAVLRTIPDLEVVDIPETDLCCGSAGIYNLVQPEPAEELGRRKVANIVSVAPDMIATANPGCLLQIRRYLDPPVPLYHPVQLIDFSLRGINPLAP from the coding sequence ATGACTGAACAGACAACTTCCTCCAACCCCATCGACATGGCTCGCGCCGGGCAGACCCCGGACACCGTCCTGCAGGTGGACGACCACGGCGGCACCGGCGTCTTCGATGCGTTCCACCCCCCGGCCGACGAGTTGATCTCGGACTGTGTGCACTGCGGGTTCTGCCTGCCCGCCTGCCCGACGTACAGCCTGTGGGGAGAGGAGATGGACTCTCCTCGTGGCCGCATCTACCTGATGAAGGCCGGCCGCGAAGGCACCGTGGAGATGGACGAGACATTCGCCGGCCACTTCGACGCGTGCCTGGGCTGTATGGCGTGCGTGACGGCCTGCCCCAGCGGGGTCAAGTACGACCAGTTGTTGGAGGCGGTCCGACCGCAGATCGAGCGAAACTATTCACGCTCCCGCAGCGATCGGTGGTTCCGCGAAGCCATCTTCGCGCTCTTCCCCTTTCCGAACCGGCTACGGGCGGCAGCGGTGTTCGGAACGCTCTACCAGCGCAGCCTGCGCAAGCCGCTGCAAAAGTCCGGACTTCTGCAGAAGCTGCCCGCCCGACTGCAGGCGATGGAGGCGCTACTGCCACCAATGGCATTGCGCGACATCAGGGTCCGCCTGCCCGAGTACACACCGGCGATCGGTCCCGTCCGTCATCGGGTGGCCATGTTGACGGGATGCGCCCAGCAGGTCTTCTTCTCAGACGTCAACGCAGCCACGGCAAGGGTCCTCGCGGCGGAGGGGTGCGATGTCCTTGCGCCGGCGGATCAGAAATGCTGCGGCGCATTGTCCGTGCATGCAGGACGTGAACCGGAAGCGCTTGATCGGGCCCGAGCACTGATCGACCGCTTCCTTGCCCTCGACGTCGACAGCATCGTGGTCAATGTGGCCGGTTGCGGATCGACGATGAAGGACTACGGCCTGCTGCTGCGCGATGACAAGGAGTATGCCGACAAGGCCGTGCAGTTCTCCGCCAAGGTCCGCGATATCAACGAGCTGCTCTACGACCTCGGCCCGGTCGCGCCCCGTCATCCCATCCCTGGCCGGGTGGCGTACCACGATGCATGTCACCTCTCGCACGCCCAGAAGATCCGATCCCAGCCGCGGGCAGTGCTACGCACGATCCCCGACCTGGAGGTCGTCGACATCCCCGAAACCGACCTGTGCTGCGGGTCAGCAGGTATCTACAACCTCGTCCAACCCGAGCCCGCCGAAGAACTCGGCCGGCGCAAGGTTGCCAACATCGTCAGCGTCGCACCCGACATGATCGCCACCGCGAACCCAGGGTGCCTGCTGCAGATCCGCCGGTATCTCGACCCACCCGTCCCGCTGTACCACCCGGTCCAGCTCATCGACTTCTCGCTGCGGGGGATCAACCCACTCGCACCCTGA
- a CDS encoding IclR family transcriptional regulator, with product MARSSETGGVQSVSRAFIILESLADSGGFATISQLAATTRIPLATIHRLLQTLVDEGYIRQEPSHRYALGSRLIRMGDAARRAHSVWAQPRLQDLVAEIGETANLASLEGDAVVYVAQAPSPYAVRMFTEVGRRVSAHSTGVGKVLLARLDDDDVRRLVQRTGMPASTEHTITTTAGLIQELDRIRQLGYGVDEDEHELGVRCVAVALQDAPGNVAISVSGPSGRLTRERVAQIVPALQLVAAELGNELRHDRPA from the coding sequence GTGGCGCGCAGCAGTGAGACGGGTGGAGTCCAGTCCGTCAGTCGTGCTTTCATCATTCTGGAAAGCCTGGCTGATTCCGGTGGATTCGCGACCATTTCGCAGCTGGCCGCCACGACCCGGATTCCGCTGGCCACTATCCACCGACTGCTGCAAACTCTGGTGGACGAGGGATACATTCGCCAGGAGCCCTCCCATCGTTACGCACTTGGCTCCCGACTGATCCGAATGGGAGACGCTGCCCGACGGGCCCACAGTGTCTGGGCGCAACCGAGGTTGCAGGACCTGGTGGCCGAGATCGGTGAGACCGCCAATCTCGCCAGTCTCGAGGGAGATGCCGTGGTCTACGTTGCGCAGGCGCCGTCCCCGTACGCGGTTCGTATGTTCACCGAAGTGGGTCGGCGTGTCTCTGCTCATTCCACCGGTGTCGGCAAGGTGCTGTTGGCGCGGCTCGACGACGACGACGTACGCCGACTCGTGCAACGCACCGGCATGCCGGCCAGCACTGAGCACACCATCACAACCACGGCAGGGTTGATCCAGGAGCTGGACCGGATTCGGCAACTGGGCTACGGGGTGGATGAGGACGAGCACGAACTGGGTGTGCGTTGTGTCGCGGTCGCGCTACAGGACGCGCCGGGCAACGTCGCCATCTCGGTGTCCGGACCGTCAGGGCGGCTGACGAGAGAGCGCGTCGCGCAGATCGTTCCAGCCCTTCAACTCGTCGCCGCAGAGCTGGGCAACGAACTGCGCCACGACAGGCCGGCCTGA